The Tripterygium wilfordii isolate XIE 37 chromosome 23, ASM1340144v1, whole genome shotgun sequence genomic sequence TTGATGGTGAAGTTCAGGAGTGTGGGACTGATTTTAGATGGCGACTTTTATGGTCATCCGGTGCAAACCCAGCGGTCTTCATCATGGAATCTGTTACGAAATTTAAGTAATTCCTCCACTCTTCCGTGGATGGTGGTAGGAGATTTTAATGAAATAGTTGATCAATCTGAGAAGTTAGGAGGAAGGGATAAAAGTAGTAGAGTTATGCTGGAGTTTCAAACATGTCTAGAGGACTGTCACTTGAATGATCTTGGTTATATGGGTAGTAAGTTTACATGGTGCAATAATAGAAGCAATGGGGTAATTTATGAGAGATTGGATAGAGCGGTTGCAGATACAAAATGGAGAAAtctttttccaaattttattgTATCTCATAATGTAGCATCCATTTCCGATCATAAGCCGATTATTGTGGATTTAGATCCTAGTGCTGTTGGTCATATAATACGAAGATTCAAATTTGAGGAAATGTGGACTCGACATGAAGGTTTAGATGAGGTGGTGTGGAAGGGCTGGGATGAAATGCAAGGGacagcaaccaaaaaaataagtaaTGTTGCAGACAGATTGAGTGTGTGGAATCGGGAAGTGTTTGGTAGAGTCAAGATTCTTTTACAGACTAAGCACAAAAGGTTAGCATGGCTTCAAGAACATCCAAATAATACAGAGAGTCAGGTGGAGATCTATCAGTTGAAATCTGAGATAAATGAATTATTATATCGAGAAGAGGTGATGTGGAAACAACGCTCTAGAGTGGAGTGGTTACAACATGGAGATCGAAACACAAAGTTTTTCCATAGAAAGGCTAgtcagaggaagaagaaaaattatattttgggGCTAGAGGATGAGTCAGGAAGCTGGGTCCAAGAGGAGGAGAATTTTGTGCCaatcattattaatttttttgaaaaacttttccaaacAGATAGCCCACTAGTTGCTGGAGTTGAAATGGATGGTCTTCAAGGTGTGGTTTCACAGAGTATGAATGATATTCTCTTAAAAAATCCTACTGAAGAAGAGATTCGTAGAGCTCTTTTCCAAATGTCTCCCACCAAAGCACCAGGGCCGGATGGAATGCCTGCTCTATTTTTTCAGAGGTACTGGGATCTAGTTAAGCAAGACATTATCCTGTTTGTGCAAGATTTTTTCCAGAATGGCCGTATGCCTGATTTTGTTAATAATACTCATATATGCTTGATGCCTAAAGTTCCTAGCCCGAAAAAGGTGACTGAATTCCGTCCAATTAGTCTTTGTAATGTCGTTTACAAGATTTTATCTAAAGTCTTAGCTAACCGTATGAAGCCTATGCTGCCATCTTTAGTGTCTGTATCACAAAGTGCCTTTGTTAAGGGACGATTGATAACTGACAATATTCTTATAGCTTTTGAAGTGATGCACCACCTGCAATCTAGATGTACAGCAAATGATCCTTATATGGCTTTCAAGTTGGATATGACGAAGGCTTATGACCGTGTTGAGTGGAATTTTCTTAACACAGTTATGCTTAAAATGGGATTTCATGATAGATGGGTGAATATGATTATGGAATGTCTTCAGTCGGTACGATATTCAGTTCTTGTGAATGGTAAACCAAAAGGAGATTGGAGGCCTCAACGTGGACTGAGACAAGGAGATCCACTTTcaccttatttatttattctttgtgcTGAAACTTTCTCCAAACTGTTAGATGCTGCTCATAATAGCAGGGTGTTTCAATGTGTGAGGGTGGCTAGGGGGGCTCCAAGGATTAACCATTTGTTTTTCGCGGATGACAGTTTACTTTTTTGTCGGGCAAAAGGAGATGAATGCAAGGCATTATTAGAGGTTGTTCATAAATATCAAAGGCTATCTGGACAGCTGGTCAATATTCATAAATCCAATGTATTTTTTAGTAGGAACACAGCAGGAGAGGTTATTGAGACTATTAAAGGGATTCTTGGTGTTTCAGAGGCCCGTTTGTATGAGCGTTACCTGGGACTTCCGGCTTTGATTGGAAGATCAAAAAGAGAAATTTTTTCTTACATCCGAGAACGAGTTACAAAGCGTTTAACTGGATGGAATGAAAAATTGCTCTCTCGTGGGGGTAAGGAAGTGTTATTGAAATCTGTAGTTCAGGCCATTCCTTCCTATGCTATGTCATGTTTTAAACTTCCAAAGTCCATTACCCAGTGGATTATGAAGCGGATGGCGGGATTTTGGTGGGGCTCAACAGAAGGACATCAAAAGATACATTGGGCCAAATGGAATTGTTTAACTATGTCTAAGATTAATGGAGGGCTTGGTTTTAGAGACTTAGAATGCTTTAATGATGCTTTGTTGGGGAAAAATGTATGGAGAATTTTGAAAAATCCAGATTCCTTGGTAGCAAagattttcaaatcaaaatacttTCTGAGTTGTAATATCCTTAATGCGAGGATAGGAACAGCCCCATCATTTATTTGGCGTAGTCTTTGGCAATCCATTGGTCTGGTGAAGCGGGGTATTAGGTGGAGGATAGGGAGTGGTCTGGGTTTGCAAATAGGAATGGATCCTTGGCTGCCAACTCCACATTCTTTTAAGCCAGTTTCCCCTTTGACTAATGAACTTCGTGTTGCTGGAGTGTGTTCTTTGATTGATAGGCAGACAAGGTAGTGGAGGGCGGAGCGTGTTCGGTCAATTTTCTTGCCTTTTGAAGCGGAAGCAATCTTATCTATTCCATTACCAAATGAAAAAACTACTGATACCTTGATTTGGCATTGGGAATCTTGTGGTCGATATACCGTTAAGAGTGCTTATCACCAAGCCGTGAATTTGAAGAATCAAGAGATACCCACATCATCTGCATCTAGTATTGAAGGGTGTTTTCCATGGGCAAAGTTATGGGAGGTGAAAGTCCCAGCAAAGATTAGACATTTATTATGGGCTGCAGCGCAAAATATATTGCCATCTCACTCAAATTTGCAAAAAAGGCATGTTAGTTCCTATTCTATTTGTCTTGGTTGTGGGGATTTCTATGAGGATGTGGAGCATATTTTTCGAAGATGTGGGATTGCAAGTCGGGTATGGAAGGAACTTTCTCCTTGTGCTGCGTTTGATCTGGGTAAGGGGCTGAGCTTTGTAGACTGGATGGCTGCGGTGTTGAAATCTGGACAGTTCAAAACTCAAGTTATTTTTGCTACTGCCATATGGGTGCTTTAGAACACTAGAAATGCTATTGTACATGAAGGGCAATGTTACGTGCACGTCCCACATCGctcagatgtgggagtgaagtgcCATTTATAAGGGGAAGGTATGGGCCTTCCCTTGAAGCCAGAGTTTTCAGGGCATTGGGCCTTGGGCTCCCTGGAGGCtctggttacagccggcccgttaggtgggtgtcggttgggctttggttgcaaggagatccttatcatttggtatcggagccacccAGCTGGGCGGCTGTGGGCTTGCATTGTGCTCCTCTGTCCCTGGTTGGGCCGGGGCGGGGCTGCGTTCACGAAAGGGGCGACCTGTCTTAGGAacaacgcccacgttggcccTGTAAGAGCGGGGGTATGTTACGTGCACGTCCCACATCGCTCAGATGTGGGAGTAAAGTGCCATTTATAAAGGGAAGGTATGAGCCTTCCCTTGAAGCCAGAGTTTTCAGGGCATTGGGCCTTGGGCTCCCTGGAGGCtctggttacagccggcccattaggtgggtgtcggttgggctttggttgcaaggagatccttatcatttggtatcgaagccacccAGCTGGGCGGCTGTGGGCTTGCATTGTGCTCCTCTGTCCCTGGTTGGGCCGGGGCGGGGCTGCGTTCACGAAAGGGGCGACCTGTCTTAGGGACAGCGTgggccaacgtgggcgttggcccTGTAAGAGCGGGGGTATGTTACGTGCACGTCCCACATCTctcagatgtgggagtgaagtgcCATTTataagggggaggtatgggcctcccctaGCAGCCAGAGTTTTCAGGGCATTGGGCCTTGGGCTCCTtgcaaccaaagcccaaccgacacccacctaatgggccggctgtaaccagaGCCTCCAGgaagcccaaccgacacccacctaatGGGTCGGCTGTAACCAGAGCCTCCAGGGAGCCCAAGGCCCAATGCCCTGAAAACTCTGGCTGCaaggggaggcccatacctcccccttatAAATGgcacttcactcccacatctgagCGATGTGGGACGTGCACATAACATACCCCCGCTCTTACAgggccaacgcccacgttggcccACGCTGTCCCTAAGACAGGTCGCCCCTTTCGTGAACGCAGCCCCGCCCCGGCCCAACCAGGGACAGAGGAGCACAATGCAAGCCCACAGCCGCCCAGCTgggtggcttcgataccaaatgataaggatctccttgcaaccaaagcccaaccgacacccacctaatgggccggctgtaaccagaGCCTCCAGGGAGCCCAAGGCCCAATGCCCTGAAAACTCTGGCTGCAAGGGAAGGCCCATACCTTCCCCTTATAAATGgcacttcactcccacatctgagAGATGTGGGACGTGCACGTAACATACCCCCGCTCTTACAgggccaacgcccacgttggcctACGCTGTCCCTAAGACAGGTCGCCCCTTTCGTGAACGCAGCCCCGCCCCGGCCCAACCAGGGACAGAGGAGCACAATGCAAGCCCACAGCCGCCCAGCTgggtggctccgataccaaatgataaggatctccttgcaaccaaagcccaaccgacacccacctaatgggccggctgtaaccagaGCCTCTAGGGAGCCCAAGGCCCAATGCCCTGAAAACTCTGGCTGCtaggggaggcccatacctcccccttatAAATGgcacttcactcccacatctgagCGATGTGGGACGTGCACGTAACAGGCAAGGTCTGGTTGTGGGAGATATTGCAGCTAAAGTGAGGGCATTTTCAAATGAATTCATAGATAATTGTAGTGCAAAACAAAGTCTAATATCTCATGCAGAACATTCAGCCCAGCATAATGATCATTGGCAAGTGCCTGGTATGGGAACTTACAAATTGAATGTTGATGCTGCACATTTTCAGAGGAAAAATGAGATTGGAATTAGAGCAATCATGAGGAATTGTCATGGAGAGCCTCTTATTTGTTTGTCTGAAAGGGTTAGCGTTGGTGTTGATCCTACTTTTGCCGAGTTACTAGCTGTTAATTATGCCTTGCGGTGTTTACAAGTGGAGGGGTATCGTGATTTTGCTATTGAATTGGACTCGACCATTGTTGTTCAAGCATTGATTTCAGATGATTATTCAGAATCTAGGATGGGTCACTTCATTAGGGAGGTTAAAGCTCTAATGTGTCGGTTGAATGTTTCTCATTGTCAATATGTTCGGCATACGGGTAATTCTATGGCCCACTCCTTAGCTCATATGGCTAAGAATGGGGGTAGAAAGACAATTTGGCGGGGTGGATATCCATTGGAAATTGCATCCCTCCTTGAAAGAGATCGTTGTCAGGAATTGTAATCCTCTTTTTTCTgttaatgaaatttttttcctcaagaaaaaaataaaaataaatacaactaAATAAAAAGGGGCAACCGCTGTGTATGTAATATTCTCTTAATAAATACAACTAAATAAAAAGGGGGCAACCGCAGCGTAATACGCTAGCATTGAATTCCTCTTGTGGTGAAGTGATGTGAATTATGAAGCTGTAGTGAGGTAAGGTGAATTGCGATGACTCGTCACTAAAAATAATGTGGTGAGATAAGAGTAAAagacaaatattttttattgataacaattaatttttgataaaaaaaattttgtaaaaatataaatgaaataataaaatttattgagaaTACAAAATTAGAGattaatacaacttttggtcactgaaaaatttttcatttttcatttttgatcactcaattttcaaatgtttcaacttggtcatcaaaaattgtaatatgtttcaTTACAGTCACTTTTGGTGACAATGTTGAAACAATTAAATATTGTAATAATGACCATGTTGAAACATATTACAACTTTTGATGATcatattgaaacatttgaacatcGAGTGAGCAAAATAGAAAATCCAAAATCTTTAAGTGACCAAAATTGTATTAACCGATAAAATTAgccacacactttttttttcaagcaCTATGCCAAACCGTCCCCGTCAATGGGGCGGGCTTACCCAACCCGTATCTTGTACGTCATTATAGTTAAAGAACTTCCTCATGTAACCACGTCATCATTCAAAATTCCCAATAATATAACACTTAGATATTAACATGGTTTAAATTAAAAAGTCAATGttgcaaattttaaaaaaaaaaacgtatgaGGAATTCACAAAGGCAACTTCATAagacaaaaattaataattacaaaaaaaaaaaaaacagattaaATGTATAATGTCTCCTCTTATCTTCGATTCATCTTTTTCTCTATAAGATTCATGCATGTAAATTAAggtttttccctttttgtcaAAGCGTTGAGGTTTCCAGAAATCGATTTGGCTTATGTTCATGCAAATGCTCTTCGGTATGGGAAATTGGGTTCTTCCCTCACTTCATCTTATTGCAAACTCAATCCACCCTCAATCGACGACATCCATTCACGACCTTGCTTTGGATGTCGGCACCACTGCACCAGTGGCGACCAGGCTGCTTGCTTTGTGAGTCCCCTCAATTTCGTTCCTCGTTGTTGGAAATTATCACTTACTCTTTTCAATTAGGCCGATGAAAGTTTTTTCGTTGTGTACATCCTTGGTATTTTAATCTCGCATGCATATATATTATGTGCCAATCTGATGTTTAGGAAACAAATTAAGGTTTATTGATTGCTCATCATTTTCATCCAACTTCTTTACCTTCTGATGATCTTATGTTTATGCTACTTATAGGTTTATggtcttattttttttatatagtttTCCATTTGATACTAGGATTTATTTAATGGTGAATCTCATACCGTGGGAGTACATCTTCGAGTCAGCCTAGCTTTCCCTGGAGTCGATTATGGCATTTAAAGCTTCTCTCAAAGATCAAGCATTTTATTTGGAGGGCTGGGCGGGGGATGCTTTCTTGTTTTGGGACCTTGAAGACTAGACATGTGACTCCGGATGGCTCTTGCTATTTTTGTACCTCTGATTTTGAGTTTGTTTCTCATGCTCTCATTACGTGCCCTTGGACAAGAGAGGTCTAGCGACTTGCTCTACCAGACACGCTTGAGAAGGTTGATCAATGGGTGTGCTTTGATGATTGGCTGCACTGGGTGCTCTCTTGCTGTAACAACGAGGATGCTTGTCTTTTTATGTGCTGTGCATGGGCTATTTGGACCTCCAGGAACAATTTTATTCATAGGGGGGCATTAGACGAGACGTGGTTGAGACTGCTCTCTTTGCTAAAAATTACATATCAGAATTCTCCAGGACCCAAGTCCTCCCTATAACCAGTTCTGCTGCCAATCTGAGTCCTCATATGAGGACTCATGAAGTGCTTCATGAAGCTTCACGGAATTTGATTGATTCATTCATTCCCTTTCGACGTGAAGCTTCATGAAGTGCTTCTTTGAATTGATTATGTAATTACCCACGAGTTGAAGTTTCTAATCAACAGTCCTTTCACTTTTAAAGATAAATATTGTCCGCACAAGTTCAGCACtagttatattttattttcacttgTCTTTGCCTCTCATCATTTTCAAGATACATCGTTCTACTCTCTTCAAACACCTGACTATTTGCATGGAatcaaatcaatacagagaaaTGAATTGAGTCTTCTTGTTGGAATGATTCATTCACAGTCATGTCAGTAAATCATCAATAGTTcttaaacaaacaaaactacATCGTTCATAAAATTCAATCTGCAACTAAAGAATAAAACCCACACTGTTATTGTTGTCACTAATTCAATAGTGAAAATTAGTGCAGTTGTAGGAAGCAAAAACTCAATAAACTCTGCATTCAATATCTGAAGGTCTTCATCATAGTTAAAACTTAGCCAAAGTAACTAAAACCACTACAAGACTTGAGTAATGAGAAATTttgacaagaacaagaaaagcaTCTTCACCAACAGAAGTCCTCATTCTCTCAAGTTTTATTTCTCTGAAGAGTTGGGTCCCCTCTTCTTGCCAAATCCCACAACTGTAAGTAAACAAATTAGGAGTTATCAGAACCACCATGAATGTAGTTGCTAAATTCATATGCTCTGAAATTCCAATACAAATATCACACAGCTTGATCATGTTGGTTCTGTATAGAAAGTTCAAGGGTATTTGTTCTTATATAAGAATGAAAACGCTACGTGCATCTTATATGTGTCGACCCCCCGCCCACTACGGTAGGCTAGTGCACGGGCACAGGTGTTGCTTACTTATAAGAACAAAAATTATACCATTCAGTCTAATAGAAATGggagtgaaaaaaaaagatacttCTTCTGGGAATTTGGGCAAATGGAAGTTTAACTCCTAAACAAGCACTTCATGAAGCTTCAcagaatttgattgatttattcATTCCTTTTCTTCACGCGGAAGAAGAAAACATACATTTAGAAAACTACTGGTACAAAGTTACTTTACCTCTTTTTACCTTTCATGATAGATTGACTAAACTAAAGAAAATTCAGTTTTCTACCGACTGTTCTACAAGCTATAACACTTGCTCCAGGAAATTATATTGAAGCACAGATGAGTCCCCAATTGACGGCAATAAAAGTAAACCAATGCAAATCAAATTATGTAAGATGTTCAGGTCCTAACCCTACCACTCTAAACCAACTAATGAAGCTAGCACCAGCACATATAAATGGGCTGTCCTAACAATTGACAAGTTCCAAAAATATCAATTCAATCATTCACCGCTTGCCCTAGTTTCTTAAGAATTTCTTACGTTTTGTCTCCAAAGAAAACTAgtcaatcaaaatcaaaatccatATTCTGTTGCGCTGATTTTTTACTCCTGAAATTTACAATATTTTGCATTGACGAAGGAAAACTATGAACATAAGCACGTAGTCAACACGATGCATAAGAAATTTAAAACCAACGCAACAGCCGAAAAAATCATATATGCAAGAAAAAAAGTAACAGGATTCGAAGGAGATGTTACCGGCGGTGACGAAGCGGCGGTTGTATTGCATACGCTTGTGAGCGCGGCCGCgtggcttcttcttcttgtcctgcTTGGCCACCTTCGGAGTTTGGCCTCTCACCTTACCAGCACGAGCCAGAGATCCATGAACCTTACCCATCGCTACTGTCGAGAACTCTTGCGCCGGAGATTAGAGCTGCAGTTAGCTTCTCTCGCTGCTTCAAGCCGACTCAGGCTCCGATTAGGGTTTTggaaacatatatatagttgcCATACTCAATTCCTCAAAGAAGAGTAAAATACAAACGGGGCCCAGCGGCCCAGAAAGATTGGAAGGACTGCGAACATTTCGCAACCCAAAGACGTCGTAAAAGTGAATTGTTGTAATGTGCTACTGAGCTTCAAGCCCAAACCCATATCATTAAGAATGGGCCAAAGCCCAAGAGATGAAAACCTTGGCAATCAAGGAAGAACAAAAGACAAGTCAAATCATTTCAGACGTTAGATCTAACGTCATGTTAAGTTGTTAACAACTTCATAATTTACAAATCGTAGTAGAGAAATTACAAAGTCAAAGAATAAATGTCGAACTAACACCGAGCAACATTGAGATGTACCCGAATAATCCTATGCTGGCAGCTTGTAATTACTTGAGCacaaagaatgaagaaaaacaaatacaatatattatTTTCCTATTAATGCTCCGTTTGGATGGGAGGATAAAactccgtatagtataaaaCTCCGTattgtataaagttatactatcaggtgtttgtatgatttttaaaatactccggatagtataactttatacaaaaatgATTCTTATACGATGCCGacagtataatattaaaacacctccaactcgtttttattttatacggagcactttgtataagaaataacatgtcaaatgacgAAAAAaccctcactctcactttaattgtGGGTAATCCAGACATATTACCacaaattttatactatacaagcctaatattagattttttccaaacactggattggattaaattatacatcaacttatacgagcattaaattatacattggatagcaatattatactatcctatacggAGTACCAAACTGAGCCTTAATGTGTATATTTAATCATgaattccaatttgatgctttattcTTCTGTCACCTTTTGTAACTTGTGGAGAAAGCATTTAATTACTTTAAAAAAAGACATTAATTTGTTTACCAATTAACGGGATTGTAATAAAGCAGAAAGAATAA encodes the following:
- the LOC119993596 gene encoding 40S ribosomal protein S30, translated to MGKVHGSLARAGKVRGQTPKVAKQDKKKKPRGRAHKRMQYNRRFVTAVVGFGKKRGPNSSEK